A genomic region of Christiangramia sp. OXR-203 contains the following coding sequences:
- the feoB gene encoding ferrous iron transport protein B encodes MGKQINVALIGNPNTGKTSVFNQLTGLNQKVGNYPGITVEKKEGICKLPRGLKAHILDLPGTYSLNASSVDENVVIELLLNKNDKDYPDVAVVVSDVENLKRNLLLFTQIKDLGIPTILAINMADRMDRKGISLDIKLLEERLKTKIALVSARKNMGIDELKELIINYRHMTVDPCVNASVIDPEYFGNLRKTFPNQSLYKLWLVITQDVNFGNINRGEINRSSDFNTKSVSDLKRLQQKETILRYQFINGVLKETMTVDKNAATDLRSRFDRILTHKVWGYVIFFGILLLIFQAIYSWSSYPMDMIDAAFASLSEWTKNTLPPGSFTSLISEGIVPGLGGIVIFIPQIAFLFLFISILEESGYMSRVVFLMDRIMRRFGLSGKSVVPLVSGTACAIPAVMATRNIENWKERLITILVVPFTTCSARLPVYLIIIALVIPNESFFGFNYQGLTLMILYLLGFGMAIFSSWLLNKILKTSTKSYFVIEMPNYKLPMAKNVAINVVEKTKSFVFGAGKIILAISVILWVLASYGPGDDFNNAEEIVTAQYENTENIEDESVEEAIASYKLKNSYIGIMGRGIEPAVAPLGYDWKIGIAIISSFAAREVFVGTLATIYSVGSDEEETIKNRMAAETNPVLGGPLFTFASGISLLLFYAFAMQCMSTLAIVKRETNTWKWPILQLVIMTAFAYVVALIAFQVLK; translated from the coding sequence ATGGGAAAGCAAATTAATGTTGCTTTAATAGGAAATCCCAATACTGGAAAGACCTCTGTTTTCAATCAGCTTACCGGACTCAACCAGAAGGTTGGGAATTATCCCGGGATCACCGTTGAGAAAAAGGAAGGGATCTGCAAACTTCCACGTGGATTAAAAGCTCATATTCTTGACCTTCCAGGTACTTATAGTTTAAACGCCAGTTCTGTTGATGAAAATGTCGTCATAGAACTGCTTCTCAATAAAAACGATAAAGATTATCCAGATGTTGCCGTTGTAGTAAGCGACGTGGAAAATCTTAAGCGGAATTTGCTGTTGTTCACCCAGATCAAAGACCTTGGAATTCCTACCATTCTTGCGATCAACATGGCAGACAGGATGGATCGAAAGGGGATTAGCCTGGACATAAAATTACTGGAAGAACGCTTAAAAACTAAGATCGCGCTTGTAAGTGCCCGTAAAAATATGGGGATTGATGAGCTAAAGGAATTGATCATCAATTACCGGCACATGACGGTAGATCCCTGTGTAAATGCCTCTGTTATTGATCCGGAATACTTCGGAAACTTACGCAAGACCTTTCCCAATCAATCTTTATACAAACTCTGGCTGGTTATCACCCAGGATGTTAACTTCGGAAATATAAACCGTGGTGAGATCAACCGAAGTTCAGATTTTAACACAAAATCTGTTAGTGACCTGAAGAGGCTTCAGCAAAAAGAAACAATTTTAAGATACCAGTTCATTAATGGTGTGCTGAAGGAGACTATGACCGTAGACAAGAATGCGGCTACAGATCTTCGTTCTCGTTTTGATCGTATTCTAACGCATAAGGTCTGGGGTTATGTTATTTTCTTCGGAATCTTACTTTTAATTTTCCAGGCAATCTATAGCTGGTCGAGCTATCCTATGGATATGATCGATGCCGCATTTGCTTCGCTAAGCGAATGGACGAAAAACACCCTGCCGCCGGGCTCCTTTACCAGTTTAATATCAGAAGGGATCGTTCCCGGGCTTGGAGGGATTGTTATATTTATTCCGCAGATCGCATTTTTATTCCTCTTTATTTCCATTCTGGAAGAATCGGGTTATATGAGCCGGGTAGTCTTTTTAATGGACCGGATCATGAGACGTTTTGGTCTTAGTGGGAAAAGTGTGGTGCCATTGGTTTCCGGAACAGCCTGTGCGATTCCGGCAGTAATGGCTACCAGGAATATTGAGAACTGGAAAGAAAGACTAATTACTATTCTGGTAGTTCCGTTTACTACCTGCTCCGCACGATTACCAGTTTATCTCATCATTATAGCACTCGTAATTCCTAACGAGAGTTTCTTTGGTTTCAATTACCAGGGATTAACATTGATGATACTTTATTTGCTTGGATTCGGAATGGCTATTTTTTCCTCGTGGTTACTGAATAAAATATTGAAGACCAGTACAAAATCTTACTTCGTCATAGAGATGCCTAATTATAAGCTTCCTATGGCCAAGAATGTTGCGATCAACGTGGTTGAAAAAACAAAATCTTTTGTTTTTGGCGCCGGAAAGATCATTTTAGCTATTTCTGTAATTCTATGGGTGCTGGCCAGTTACGGGCCTGGAGATGATTTTAACAATGCTGAAGAGATCGTTACCGCTCAGTATGAGAACACCGAGAATATAGAAGATGAAAGTGTAGAAGAAGCAATTGCTTCTTATAAATTGAAGAATTCCTATATAGGCATCATGGGACGCGGAATAGAGCCTGCTGTTGCTCCATTAGGTTACGACTGGAAAATTGGGATCGCGATCATAAGTTCCTTTGCTGCAAGAGAGGTTTTCGTAGGAACCCTTGCAACTATCTATAGTGTGGGAAGTGACGAAGAGGAAACTATCAAAAACCGAATGGCTGCAGAAACCAACCCTGTCCTGGGCGGTCCATTATTTACATTTGCCAGTGGTATAAGCTTGTTGCTTTTCTACGCCTTCGCGATGCAATGTATGAGCACGCTGGCTATAGTGAAACGAGAAACAAACACCTGGAAATGGCCTATTTTACAATTAGTGATCATGACTGCTTTTGCTTATGTAGTCGCACTTATTGCATTCCAGGTACTGAAATAA
- a CDS encoding SCO family protein: MLKFFARYKPFAIVLAVLSVIIMYVIYTLLKPEERLPVYQPDMVNAELVDTTVQFVRKYHKIADFKLVNQNGDTITEDFYDDKIYVADFFFTTCLTICPIMTDHMIEIQEKIKDDEDILLLSHTVFPVTDSVPVLKEYAVEKGVLDEKWNLVTGDKKQIYDLARKSYLATKSTGDGGKYDMIHTENFVLVDKKKQIRGFYDGTQPEAIEDLMHDIEILKKEDR; encoded by the coding sequence ATGCTGAAGTTCTTTGCCCGCTATAAACCGTTCGCCATCGTACTGGCTGTTCTTTCGGTAATCATCATGTATGTTATTTATACTCTGCTAAAACCTGAGGAGCGATTACCCGTTTATCAACCCGATATGGTAAACGCTGAACTGGTTGATACTACTGTACAGTTTGTTAGAAAATATCATAAGATCGCAGATTTTAAACTCGTAAATCAAAATGGGGATACTATTACTGAAGATTTTTATGATGATAAGATCTATGTAGCCGACTTCTTTTTTACCACCTGCCTTACCATTTGCCCGATCATGACAGATCATATGATTGAGATCCAGGAAAAAATCAAAGATGATGAGGACATTTTACTTCTCTCCCATACTGTGTTTCCCGTAACAGACAGCGTTCCTGTATTAAAAGAATATGCCGTAGAAAAAGGTGTGCTCGATGAAAAATGGAACCTGGTGACCGGTGATAAAAAGCAGATCTATGATCTTGCTCGAAAATCTTACCTGGCTACTAAATCCACCGGCGATGGTGGGAAATACGATATGATTCATACCGAAAATTTCGTGCTGGTAGATAAAAAGAAACAAATTAGAGGTTTTTATGACGGTACCCAGCCAGAAGCCATAGAAGATCTTATGCACGATATCGAAATACTGAAGAAAGAGGATCGCTAA
- a CDS encoding TolC family protein, which produces MKKMIIGFLFVYGITFGQEPLELKLSDAVSYALEHKADAAKARLDITNADAQISEVRAKALPNLSANAGTTYNALLQENILPGEIFGAPGESIAVAFGRKWNSTANAQLSQTIFNQAVFVGLKAAKSTKEFYKLNAQLTNEEIIEKVAVAYYQVFQSKQILENLQNNLELTERTVGIVKGLYENGLAKKIDYDRSMVALNNLKSNKQQAINAVELSENALKFMIGMSISQEIRLPQQNFQPEFLPGIELEFSSRTELELLNKQIELLNFQKKSTLAEYYPSASLVANYGWLGQGDVVPLWNGKNEGAFWSDFSAIGLNISIPIFNGGATRAKVKQNQVEIEKAEEDLQETELALQLAYENAISQLENSFISIHTQEQNVELAQKVLEDTQNNYELGLATLNEMLDVERELADAKNNLTNARLDYKLAEVELLKSQGKLDTLNENNF; this is translated from the coding sequence ATGAAAAAAATGATAATTGGTTTTCTCTTTGTATATGGGATTACCTTTGGTCAGGAACCCTTGGAGCTCAAACTTTCAGATGCTGTTTCGTATGCCTTAGAGCATAAGGCAGATGCAGCTAAGGCCAGGCTAGATATTACTAACGCCGATGCACAAATCTCTGAGGTCAGGGCCAAAGCTTTACCGAACTTATCGGCTAATGCGGGAACTACCTATAATGCCCTTTTGCAGGAAAATATATTACCCGGAGAAATTTTTGGGGCTCCCGGAGAAAGTATTGCGGTAGCTTTTGGAAGGAAATGGAATTCCACAGCCAATGCACAGCTTTCCCAAACCATATTCAATCAGGCCGTCTTTGTGGGTTTGAAAGCTGCAAAATCTACAAAAGAATTTTATAAGCTTAATGCACAGCTTACCAACGAAGAAATAATTGAAAAAGTAGCAGTTGCTTACTATCAGGTGTTCCAATCAAAGCAGATTCTGGAAAACCTTCAGAATAATTTAGAACTCACAGAAAGAACGGTAGGTATCGTTAAGGGGTTATACGAGAACGGACTTGCAAAAAAGATTGATTATGACCGGAGCATGGTAGCACTAAATAATTTGAAAAGTAATAAACAGCAAGCCATTAATGCAGTAGAATTAAGTGAGAATGCATTAAAATTTATGATAGGAATGTCCATTTCTCAAGAAATAAGATTGCCACAACAAAATTTCCAACCGGAATTTTTACCAGGAATAGAGCTTGAATTTTCCAGTCGTACGGAACTAGAATTACTTAATAAGCAAATTGAACTTTTAAATTTTCAGAAAAAATCAACCCTGGCCGAATATTATCCCTCAGCTTCATTGGTGGCTAACTATGGCTGGCTGGGACAGGGAGATGTTGTTCCTCTATGGAATGGAAAAAACGAAGGTGCTTTTTGGTCAGATTTCAGCGCTATAGGATTAAATATTAGTATTCCTATTTTTAATGGAGGTGCTACCCGGGCAAAGGTGAAGCAGAACCAGGTAGAGATAGAGAAAGCTGAAGAGGATCTTCAAGAAACTGAATTAGCTCTACAGCTTGCCTACGAAAATGCCATCTCACAATTAGAAAACAGCTTTATATCAATTCATACACAAGAACAAAATGTGGAGCTTGCGCAAAAAGTATTGGAAGACACCCAGAATAATTATGAGTTGGGTTTAGCTACTCTTAACGAAATGCTGGATGTTGAAAGAGAACTTGCTGATGCTAAAAACAATTTAACCAATGCCAGGTTAGATTATAAACTAGCGGAAGTAGAGCTTTTAAAATCCCAGGGAAAATTAGACACATTAAACGAAAATAACTTTTAA
- a CDS encoding primase-helicase family protein, with product MKKISYIRVGTCYYKIVQIPTTTGNFNETLVPWNIETLRNDHGKAFIGTIKKYDGFTCLPGHKEFKQDCYGFYNTYSPLPHIPQEGKTEMSLRFIEHIFGSQMELGLDYLQLLYSKPLQMLPILCLVSKERVTGKTTFLKWLKAIFDNNLTYLTNDNFSSQFNADWANKLLICIDEVLFNKEELTERIKYLSTTDFNKLEAKGKDKREVEFFSKFILCSNNEDNFIKIDSEETRFWVLKVPSLKKEETHFLEDLKAEIPAFLYFLDQRQLITKHSTRMWFSPKEIGTDALTNLMQNNRNRVEKELASMLFSLMETCEVDEINVCPTDALQVLNRTRIKTDLTQLRQILKKDWKLSNQDNSLNYQKMIMWQEGGLGLTPAKGRYYTITKSFLLRYFSEEQKSDA from the coding sequence ATGAAAAAGATATCCTATATCAGGGTGGGTACCTGTTACTATAAAATAGTACAAATACCCACCACTACCGGAAATTTTAATGAGACTTTGGTTCCCTGGAATATAGAAACCCTTCGCAATGATCACGGAAAGGCATTTATTGGAACCATAAAAAAGTATGATGGCTTTACCTGCCTTCCCGGACATAAGGAATTTAAACAGGATTGTTACGGATTTTACAACACCTATTCTCCTTTACCGCATATCCCGCAGGAAGGTAAGACCGAAATGTCACTGCGATTCATTGAACATATTTTCGGAAGCCAGATGGAGCTTGGGCTTGACTATTTGCAGCTACTATATTCGAAACCGCTGCAGATGTTACCTATTCTATGTTTAGTATCCAAAGAGAGGGTTACCGGTAAGACCACCTTTCTAAAATGGCTTAAAGCCATTTTTGATAACAACCTGACCTATCTAACCAATGACAATTTCAGCAGCCAGTTTAATGCCGATTGGGCCAACAAACTTCTTATCTGTATTGATGAAGTGTTGTTCAACAAAGAAGAGCTTACCGAACGGATCAAATATTTAAGCACCACCGATTTTAATAAACTGGAAGCTAAAGGCAAGGATAAGCGCGAGGTGGAGTTCTTTAGCAAGTTTATTCTTTGCAGTAACAATGAAGATAACTTCATTAAAATCGATAGTGAGGAAACACGCTTTTGGGTGCTGAAAGTCCCTAGCCTAAAAAAAGAAGAAACACATTTTTTAGAAGATCTTAAAGCAGAAATTCCGGCATTTCTATATTTTTTGGATCAGCGTCAGTTGATCACTAAACACAGCACCAGGATGTGGTTTAGCCCTAAAGAGATAGGTACGGATGCTTTGACAAATTTGATGCAGAATAACCGAAATCGTGTGGAAAAGGAACTGGCTAGCATGCTCTTCAGTCTAATGGAAACTTGTGAAGTGGACGAAATAAATGTTTGCCCCACGGATGCCTTACAGGTTTTAAACAGAACCCGTATTAAAACGGATTTAACGCAATTGCGGCAGATCTTAAAAAAAGACTGGAAACTGAGTAACCAGGATAACTCCCTAAACTATCAGAAGATGATCATGTGGCAGGAAGGAGGTCTGGGATTAACTCCTGCTAAGGGACGTTATTATACTATTACCAAATCTTTTCTGCTGCGGTATTTTAGTGAGGAACAGAAAAGTGATGCATAA
- the mbpA gene encoding mobilization protein MbpA translates to MKREYIQIRCSIYEKKLLKKRAARAGISLSEYLRSTAFERNIVERITPEQLESYQMLIQYKNNFARIANMFKKGNPKLAKDVAELAEEIRMHLRNFRK, encoded by the coding sequence ATGAAAAGGGAATATATCCAGATACGCTGCTCGATCTACGAGAAAAAGCTGCTCAAAAAAAGAGCGGCCAGGGCTGGAATTTCCCTTTCCGAATACTTGCGATCCACCGCCTTTGAGAGAAATATTGTAGAACGTATAACCCCGGAACAACTGGAAAGCTATCAGATGCTGATACAATACAAAAACAACTTTGCCCGTATTGCCAATATGTTTAAAAAAGGGAACCCTAAGCTAGCCAAAGATGTGGCGGAGCTCGCAGAAGAGATCAGGATGCACTTAAGAAATTTCAGAAAATGA
- the rseP gene encoding RIP metalloprotease RseP produces the protein MDPFLVKAIQLILSLSLLIVLHELGHFIPAKLFKTRVEKFYLFFDVKFSLFKKKFGETTYGIGWLPLGGYVKIAGMIDESMDKEQMSKPPQPWEFRSKPAWQRLIIMLGGVTVNLVLGFLIYMMIMFVWGSAYVGPDEMPDGFAVIDDFKEYGFEDGDRILEVNGNEFQNSLDINKHLFMRDVQNITVLHQDGSEETIEVPEEIGTQMFEKGVMQPFVPIQSAVLDTVIAEHAASKAGLKKGDSIISLNDVEIGYWHEIAPASIENKEKAIEVVFERNGEIMSTEVTPDEDGYLGVGPASEIEIKRNKYGLGESISKGFDYGYWTLRDYVYQFKYVFTKKGATQLGGFGAIGGLFPDYWNWFGFWNTTALLSIILAFMNILPIPALDGGHVMFLLYEMVTGRKPNDKFMEIAQMAGFFLLIALVLYANGNDIYRWLFE, from the coding sequence ATGGATCCATTTCTAGTAAAAGCCATACAATTAATATTAAGCCTTTCCCTACTTATTGTTCTCCACGAATTAGGTCATTTTATTCCGGCCAAGTTATTTAAGACCAGAGTTGAAAAGTTCTACCTGTTCTTTGATGTGAAATTTTCGTTGTTTAAAAAGAAATTCGGGGAAACCACCTATGGAATTGGTTGGTTACCGCTTGGAGGATATGTGAAGATTGCGGGGATGATCGATGAGAGTATGGACAAGGAGCAAATGTCCAAACCGCCACAACCCTGGGAATTTAGAAGCAAGCCGGCATGGCAGCGATTAATTATCATGCTGGGTGGTGTAACTGTAAATCTTGTGCTTGGTTTTCTTATTTATATGATGATCATGTTCGTTTGGGGATCTGCTTACGTAGGGCCAGATGAAATGCCAGATGGATTTGCAGTGATCGATGATTTTAAGGAATATGGTTTCGAGGATGGAGACAGGATCCTTGAGGTGAATGGAAATGAGTTCCAGAATAGCCTGGATATCAATAAGCATCTTTTTATGAGAGATGTTCAGAATATTACGGTATTACATCAGGATGGTTCAGAAGAAACTATTGAGGTTCCAGAAGAAATTGGGACACAGATGTTTGAAAAAGGAGTAATGCAGCCATTTGTTCCAATTCAGTCTGCAGTACTTGATACGGTAATTGCAGAGCATGCAGCATCAAAGGCGGGTCTTAAAAAAGGAGACAGTATTATTAGCCTGAATGATGTTGAAATTGGTTACTGGCACGAAATCGCCCCTGCTTCCATTGAAAACAAGGAAAAGGCTATTGAAGTTGTTTTTGAACGAAATGGTGAGATCATGAGCACAGAGGTCACTCCAGATGAAGATGGATATCTGGGTGTTGGGCCAGCCTCAGAGATCGAGATAAAACGCAATAAGTACGGTCTTGGTGAAAGCATAAGCAAAGGTTTTGATTATGGCTATTGGACATTGAGAGATTATGTGTACCAGTTCAAATATGTATTTACAAAAAAGGGAGCTACGCAACTTGGAGGATTTGGAGCTATTGGTGGTTTGTTCCCGGATTACTGGAACTGGTTTGGGTTCTGGAATACCACAGCCTTACTTTCAATTATCCTGGCATTTATGAATATCCTCCCAATTCCGGCCTTGGATGGAGGACATGTGATGTTCCTGTTGTATGAAATGGTTACAGGTAGAAAGCCGAATGATAAGTTTATGGAAATCGCCCAGATGGCTGGTTTCTTCTTATTGATAGCGCTGGTGCTTTATGCAAATGGAAATGATATCTACCGCTGGTTATTTGAATAA
- a CDS encoding relaxase/mobilization nuclease domain-containing protein, whose translation MIGKGHAIASTGASIAYGWNQEKNAEVVLKEYLAGENPKEITEEFKIIQSQNERCINNTLSFVVSPTIEDGKELTKRELEDIAKRFINEMNLQNNQAIGFVHRDKAHTHVHIYANRISLKGEVYKDSFIGKRSQIAADNVAKELGLKRVCEVQQERLQELKVQRLAIKYINDRVLESRPKSLDEYIGKMKDCQVKVIPCINKSNQLQGFRFEYKGANLKGSEVHRSMTGGRLIGEISQNTSYSRLKEIPQSLKLLDKTVQISSNMATKIAKDLVKQVIKKALDTGIGI comes from the coding sequence ATGATAGGGAAAGGACATGCCATAGCAAGTACCGGGGCCTCCATAGCATATGGCTGGAACCAGGAGAAGAATGCCGAGGTAGTGCTTAAGGAATACCTGGCGGGGGAAAATCCCAAAGAAATTACTGAAGAGTTTAAGATCATTCAATCTCAAAACGAACGCTGCATTAACAACACCCTGAGTTTTGTGGTCAGCCCCACCATCGAAGATGGAAAGGAGCTGACCAAAAGAGAGCTTGAAGATATCGCTAAAAGATTTATAAACGAGATGAACCTGCAAAATAACCAGGCCATTGGCTTTGTACATCGGGATAAAGCTCATACCCATGTTCATATTTACGCCAACCGGATAAGTCTAAAAGGAGAAGTCTATAAAGATAGCTTTATAGGTAAAAGAAGCCAGATCGCAGCAGATAATGTGGCCAAAGAATTAGGGCTAAAACGAGTATGTGAAGTACAGCAGGAGAGATTGCAGGAATTGAAAGTGCAGCGACTGGCCATCAAATATATTAACGACCGGGTACTGGAATCCAGGCCTAAATCTTTGGATGAATATATCGGTAAAATGAAGGACTGCCAGGTAAAGGTAATCCCCTGCATCAATAAGTCTAACCAGTTGCAGGGCTTTCGGTTTGAATATAAAGGAGCCAATCTAAAAGGCAGTGAGGTGCACCGTTCGATGACCGGTGGCCGACTAATTGGAGAAATCAGTCAAAACACAAGTTATTCCAGACTGAAGGAAATCCCTCAAAGCTTAAAGCTGTTAGATAAGACTGTACAAATCAGCTCTAATATGGCCACTAAAATAGCCAAAGACCTGGTGAAACAGGTGATAAAAAAGGCGCTGGATACCGGAATTGGAATATGA
- a CDS encoding DUF6730 family protein, producing MKKLDEIMELMTDEMADFKLAILKLQELSGEIEQMSIPISTEALDKNLNAFLEKQEENDRLKDDILKSIDQKLKNARLMPNYMLFLFCIFGILMLSLLGYFKSSATKAGDEKFEMYQMIKSESELFKNYLSENPEIKNEYYQWLEANK from the coding sequence ATGAAAAAACTAGATGAGATCATGGAATTGATGACCGATGAAATGGCCGATTTCAAGCTGGCTATTCTAAAGCTGCAGGAGCTTTCCGGAGAAATTGAGCAAATGAGTATTCCCATAAGTACTGAGGCATTGGATAAAAACCTGAACGCTTTCCTGGAAAAGCAGGAAGAGAATGATAGGTTGAAGGATGACATACTTAAAAGCATTGACCAGAAACTGAAGAATGCCCGGCTCATGCCTAATTATATGCTCTTCCTATTCTGTATTTTCGGAATACTGATGTTAAGCTTATTAGGATATTTTAAATCTTCCGCCACGAAAGCTGGGGATGAAAAGTTTGAAATGTACCAGATGATTAAATCTGAAAGTGAACTCTTTAAAAATTATCTTTCAGAAAATCCTGAAATCAAGAACGAATATTACCAGTGGCTGGAAGCAAATAAGTAG
- a CDS encoding toprim domain-containing protein gives MKKEKEIGVTCERARSICIVKILAKLGHFPSRIAEKEAWFLSPLRSETQASFKVSLKLNRWYDHGLGKGGNGLDLIVAIKNFSVKQALEFLEDNCDSFSFQQPILKKRTASKIEVLRTREIEHEALTQYLAKREIPVKIAQPYCKEVWFSYSGKEYFAIGLENPLGGWELRNSYFKGSSSPKSYTYIKRKSKTLLITEGMFDFLSLAILEEDLVKASDIIILNSLAFTNKITGHLTNYENIRLYLDNDPAGDQATAKILKLFRSATDERNSFKNYKDLNEKLMQCKK, from the coding sequence ATGAAAAAAGAAAAAGAGATTGGTGTGACCTGCGAAAGAGCCCGTAGTATTTGCATCGTGAAAATACTCGCAAAACTAGGGCACTTTCCAAGCAGGATAGCGGAGAAAGAAGCCTGGTTTCTGAGTCCCCTACGGTCAGAAACACAGGCCTCTTTCAAGGTTTCTTTAAAATTGAACCGTTGGTATGACCATGGGCTTGGAAAGGGCGGAAATGGGCTAGATTTAATCGTAGCGATAAAGAACTTTTCTGTTAAACAGGCTCTGGAGTTTCTAGAAGACAATTGTGACTCTTTTTCTTTTCAGCAGCCCATTTTAAAAAAGAGAACTGCTTCTAAAATTGAAGTTTTAAGGACTAGAGAAATCGAACATGAGGCCTTGACCCAGTATCTGGCAAAAAGAGAGATCCCTGTAAAAATAGCCCAGCCTTATTGCAAAGAGGTCTGGTTTAGCTATAGCGGCAAGGAATACTTCGCTATAGGATTAGAGAACCCCCTAGGCGGCTGGGAACTGCGAAACAGCTACTTCAAGGGGTCCAGCTCTCCAAAATCCTATACCTATATCAAAAGGAAATCTAAAACTTTATTAATTACTGAAGGCATGTTTGATTTTTTATCTCTGGCAATATTGGAGGAAGACCTGGTAAAGGCATCAGATATTATCATCCTGAATTCTCTGGCCTTTACCAATAAAATTACGGGACATCTTACTAATTATGAGAACATTCGTCTATATCTCGATAATGATCCCGCGGGAGATCAAGCTACAGCGAAGATTTTAAAACTATTTAGGAGTGCTACCGATGAACGGAATTCCTTCAAAAACTATAAAGACCTCAATGAAAAATTAATGCAATGCAAAAAGTGA
- a CDS encoding FeoA family protein, with product MKVTVANLRRGQRGIIKEFSADMVPLKLLEMGCLPGNEVELVQTAPFHDPMYLNINGSHLAIRKETALLIEIELIG from the coding sequence ATGAAGGTGACGGTTGCAAATCTTAGGCGAGGCCAACGCGGAATCATTAAAGAGTTCTCTGCAGATATGGTCCCCCTGAAATTGCTCGAAATGGGTTGCCTTCCCGGAAACGAAGTAGAACTTGTTCAAACTGCGCCATTCCATGATCCTATGTATTTAAACATAAATGGAAGTCATCTGGCCATAAGAAAAGAAACCGCTTTGCTTATAGAAATCGAATTAATAGGCTAA
- a CDS encoding helix-turn-helix transcriptional regulator gives MNEQREVVGLLEDIKVLLSHTKKVMNVEDLAQYTGLSKSKIYKLTHLKLIPTGNNPNIRQKFFDKDKIDAWLLGEPDVSDEFLEQQFNQKLLKNRK, from the coding sequence ATGAATGAGCAAAGAGAAGTAGTGGGTTTATTGGAAGATATTAAAGTCTTACTTTCCCACACCAAAAAAGTAATGAATGTGGAGGATCTGGCTCAATATACCGGACTTTCCAAAAGCAAGATCTATAAGCTTACCCATTTAAAGCTTATACCAACCGGCAATAATCCTAACATCCGTCAGAAGTTTTTTGATAAGGATAAGATAGATGCCTGGTTATTGGGTGAGCCGGATGTGTCCGATGAATTCCTGGAGCAGCAGTTTAATCAAAAATTGCTAAAGAACCGGAAGTAG